From the Streptomyces pluripotens genome, one window contains:
- a CDS encoding suppressor of fused domain protein, translating to MVDVLPLVEARLHTALGEPDARAAVTFLGADRIEVLRFQEADVLRYATLGMSRHPMTDPTAMVADPVEGPRAELVLSVRAGVADTAKVLRPLAVLAASPQVEGLVVVPGASLDVGEPLWPDAPFTSVLVGESGGLVEDLELDAPMDPVRFLPLLPMTPNEAAWKRVHGAQALQERWLAQGTDLRDPSRRSVPLD from the coding sequence ATGGTTGATGTTCTTCCTCTGGTCGAGGCACGGTTGCACACCGCGCTGGGCGAACCGGACGCGCGTGCCGCGGTCACCTTCCTCGGTGCGGACCGCATCGAAGTGCTCCGCTTCCAGGAGGCAGACGTCCTCAGGTACGCCACCCTTGGTATGTCCCGGCACCCCATGACGGACCCCACGGCGATGGTCGCGGACCCGGTCGAGGGTCCCAGGGCCGAACTGGTTCTGTCCGTCCGTGCGGGCGTCGCCGACACGGCCAAGGTGCTCCGCCCGCTTGCCGTCCTCGCGGCATCCCCCCAGGTGGAGGGCCTGGTGGTGGTCCCCGGCGCGTCATTGGACGTGGGTGAGCCGTTGTGGCCCGACGCCCCCTTCACCTCGGTCCTGGTGGGCGAATCAGGGGGGCTCGTGGAGGATCTGGAACTGGACGCACCGATGGACCCCGTACGGTTCCTGCCGCTGTTGCCGATGACACCGAACGAGGCCGCGTGGAAGCGGGTGCACGGTGCTCAGGCCCTCCAGGAGCGCTGGCTCGCGCAGGGGACGGATCTGAGGGATCCCTCCCGCCGGTCCGTCCCGCTCGACTGA
- a CDS encoding DUF6758 family protein, protein MRGEPSCPRCGGRVRAPGLFADSWQCDVHGTVFPLQPVIPPSVEALAAIVQRTRVPVWMPWPLPVGWLFTGVAYAGDERSGGRAAVVACSGPAPLGGPGELILVAEELGVGLGARYAGIDGPDPGPYISVEKPPQAKLLAAGRPTPLWHVSATPDDRAVFAGEALGLWLWAVVWPEQSGLMMYDELVLTDLRDAGAELDLVPCGALSPRLLRP, encoded by the coding sequence ATGAGGGGCGAACCCAGTTGCCCGAGGTGCGGTGGCCGGGTCAGGGCTCCCGGCCTCTTCGCCGATTCGTGGCAGTGCGATGTGCACGGCACGGTGTTTCCGCTGCAGCCCGTGATCCCGCCCAGTGTCGAGGCTCTTGCTGCCATCGTGCAGCGCACCCGTGTCCCGGTGTGGATGCCGTGGCCGCTGCCGGTCGGCTGGCTCTTCACGGGTGTGGCTTATGCGGGTGACGAGCGCAGTGGTGGTCGAGCCGCCGTTGTGGCCTGTTCCGGTCCCGCTCCGCTCGGTGGGCCGGGGGAGCTGATCCTGGTCGCCGAGGAACTCGGCGTCGGCCTCGGTGCGCGGTACGCGGGCATTGACGGCCCGGATCCGGGCCCGTACATCAGTGTCGAGAAGCCACCCCAGGCCAAGCTGTTGGCCGCCGGTCGGCCGACTCCGCTCTGGCACGTCTCGGCCACCCCGGACGATCGGGCCGTCTTCGCTGGTGAGGCGCTGGGGCTGTGGTTGTGGGCGGTGGTGTGGCCCGAACAGTCGGGGCTGATGATGTACGACGAACTGGTGCTGACCGATCTGCGGGACGCGGGAGCGGAGCTGGACCTGGTGCCGTGCGGGGCGCTGTCGCCGCGCCTGCTCCGGCCGTAG
- a CDS encoding PHP domain-containing protein: protein MRIDLHCHSTASDGTDTPAELMRKAGAAGLDVVALTDHDTTRGYPEAVAALPEGLTLVTGAELSCRVDGVSMHMLAYLFDPEEPALLAERELVRDDRIPRAKGVVAKLNALGVPVTWEQVERIADGGSVGRPHVATALVELGVVPTVGDAFTEEWLADGGRAFVEKHETNPFEAIRLVKSAGGVIVFAHPAAVKRGRTVPEDRIAEMAEAGLDGIEVDHVDHDPEARDRLRGLAKELDLLVTGSSDYHGSRKAVSLGAYTTDPDVYGEITRRATGAFPVPGAGGI, encoded by the coding sequence GTGCGTATCGATCTGCACTGTCACTCCACGGCCTCCGACGGTACGGACACCCCGGCTGAGCTGATGCGCAAGGCCGGCGCTGCCGGACTGGACGTCGTCGCGCTGACCGACCACGACACCACCCGTGGCTACCCCGAGGCCGTTGCCGCGCTTCCCGAGGGACTCACTCTGGTCACCGGCGCCGAGCTGTCCTGCCGCGTCGACGGCGTGTCGATGCACATGCTGGCCTACCTCTTCGACCCCGAGGAGCCTGCCCTGCTCGCCGAGCGTGAGCTGGTTCGGGACGACCGGATCCCGCGAGCCAAGGGCGTGGTCGCCAAGCTGAACGCGCTGGGCGTGCCGGTCACCTGGGAGCAGGTTGAGCGGATCGCCGACGGTGGCTCCGTGGGGCGCCCGCATGTCGCCACCGCGCTGGTCGAGCTGGGTGTCGTGCCGACGGTGGGCGACGCGTTCACCGAGGAGTGGTTGGCCGACGGCGGGCGGGCCTTCGTCGAGAAGCACGAGACGAACCCCTTCGAGGCGATCCGGCTTGTCAAGAGCGCGGGTGGCGTGATTGTTTTCGCGCATCCAGCCGCGGTCAAGCGCGGCCGTACGGTACCGGAGGACCGGATCGCCGAGATGGCCGAGGCCGGGCTCGACGGTATCGAGGTCGATCATGTGGACCACGACCCGGAGGCCCGGGACCGGCTCCGTGGTCTCGCGAAGGAACTGGATCTGCTGGTCACCGGCTCCTCGGACTATCACGGCAGCCGCAAGGCCGTGTCGCTGGGCGCCTACACGACCGACCCCGACGTGTACGGGGAAATCACGCGGCGGGCGACCGGGGCATTCCCCGTTCCGGGGGCCGGCGGGATCTGA
- a CDS encoding MarC family protein, which translates to MFDIAVFGSLFLTLFVIMDPPGITPIFLALTAGRPSKVQKRMALQAVCVAGGVIAVFGVLGHQILNYLHVSVPALMIAGGLLLLLIALDLLTGKTDEPKQTKDVNVALVPLGMPLLAGPGAIVSVILAVQKADSVATQVSVWSAILAIHVVLWLVMRYSLLIIRVIKDGGVVLVTRLAGMMLSAIAVQQIINGITQVIRGS; encoded by the coding sequence ATGTTCGACATCGCCGTCTTCGGCTCCCTGTTCCTGACCCTTTTTGTCATCATGGATCCCCCCGGGATCACCCCGATCTTCCTCGCCCTGACGGCCGGGCGGCCGTCCAAGGTGCAGAAGCGGATGGCCCTCCAGGCCGTCTGCGTGGCGGGCGGGGTCATCGCCGTATTCGGCGTCCTGGGCCACCAGATCCTCAACTATCTGCACGTGTCCGTGCCCGCCCTGATGATTGCGGGTGGTCTGTTGCTGCTGTTGATCGCGTTGGATCTGCTCACCGGCAAGACCGATGAGCCGAAGCAGACCAAGGACGTGAACGTGGCCCTGGTGCCACTGGGCATGCCGCTGCTGGCGGGGCCCGGTGCCATCGTGTCCGTGATCCTGGCTGTGCAGAAGGCCGACAGCGTGGCGACCCAGGTCTCGGTGTGGTCCGCGATCCTCGCGATCCACGTCGTGCTGTGGCTGGTGATGCGCTATTCGCTGCTGATCATCCGGGTCATCAAGGACGGCGGCGTGGTCCTGGTGACGAGGCTCGCGGGCATGATGCTTTCCGCGATCGCCGTGCAGCAGATCATCAACGGGATCACTCAGGTGATCCGGGGGAGCTGA
- a CDS encoding NYN domain-containing protein, which produces MNNDLAALGARIDRTNELLERMLAEVAKTPSTHAIFVDAGYLYAAAGRLVAGTEDRRAFDLDAEGLIEALIDRARTIFADSRLLRVYWYDGARRRIHTAEQQSIAELPDVKVRLGNLNANNQQKGVDSLIRSDLESLARHRAISDAALLGGDEDLVSAVEAAQGYGARVHLWGIEAPEGRNQAEPLLWEVDSQRTLDLEFIKPYVSRRTAAAYEAGTGARPTREDVRFVGAQIAAKWLVSRGREALVELLPGHPYLPGSVDQELLVEAEGLLQYSLRGQADLRRALRDGFWDHLQVQY; this is translated from the coding sequence ATGAACAACGACCTTGCGGCCCTGGGTGCCCGCATCGACCGCACGAACGAGCTGCTGGAGCGCATGCTCGCCGAGGTGGCGAAGACGCCCTCCACCCATGCGATCTTCGTCGACGCGGGCTACCTGTACGCGGCCGCGGGCCGACTGGTCGCCGGCACCGAGGATCGCCGGGCGTTCGACCTCGACGCCGAAGGCCTGATCGAGGCATTGATCGACAGGGCCCGCACCATCTTCGCGGACAGCCGGTTGTTGCGCGTCTACTGGTACGACGGCGCCCGCCGTCGCATCCACACCGCCGAGCAGCAGTCCATCGCCGAGCTGCCCGACGTCAAGGTCCGCCTCGGCAACCTCAACGCCAACAACCAGCAGAAGGGCGTCGATTCACTCATCCGCTCCGACCTGGAGTCCCTCGCCCGGCACCGCGCGATCAGCGACGCGGCCCTGCTCGGCGGCGACGAGGACCTGGTCTCGGCGGTTGAGGCGGCCCAGGGCTACGGTGCCCGCGTCCATCTGTGGGGCATCGAGGCGCCGGAGGGCCGCAACCAGGCCGAGCCGCTGCTCTGGGAGGTCGACAGCCAGCGCACCCTAGACCTGGAGTTCATCAAGCCGTACGTCTCCCGCCGTACGGCCGCCGCCTACGAGGCGGGCACCGGGGCCCGCCCGACCCGCGAGGACGTCCGCTTCGTCGGGGCCCAGATCGCCGCGAAGTGGCTAGTCTCCCGGGGGCGCGAGGCACTGGTCGAGCTGCTCCCCGGCCACCCTTATCTCCCCGGCTCCGTCGACCAGGAGCTCCTGGTGGAGGCCGAGGGCCTGCTGCAGTACTCCCTGCGGGGCCAGGCGGACTTGCGCCGCGCCCTGCGGGACGGCTTCTGGGATCACCTCCAGGTGCAGTACTAG
- a CDS encoding alpha/beta fold hydrolase, which produces MSRPDTFIPPPGARAYSLRTARGEFAVVDAPVAAGVEPRGTALLLPGFTGSKEDFNPLHVPLAERGYRTVSVDGRGQYESDGPEADGPAYAQEELARDVLAQVEALGQPVHLLGHSLGGLVSRAAVLVDHAPFLSLTLMASGPAHISVSQQERVKLLRDALTVMNMAEVWDTIQAMEASEEAGTAALDSGLDERHDLRDRWLRTKPGQLLATGQQLCMEPDRVAELAAVPLRFHVLSGAQDDAWPLPLLDDMAVRLKARRTVIEGAEHSPNTDRPFATARAIADFWDDRTAGA; this is translated from the coding sequence ATGAGCAGGCCCGACACCTTCATCCCGCCCCCCGGCGCCCGTGCGTACTCCCTGCGGACGGCGCGTGGTGAGTTCGCCGTCGTCGACGCTCCTGTGGCCGCCGGGGTCGAGCCCCGTGGCACCGCGCTGCTGCTGCCGGGGTTCACCGGGAGCAAGGAGGACTTCAATCCGCTGCACGTGCCTCTCGCGGAGCGCGGGTATCGAACCGTGTCCGTGGACGGACGCGGGCAATACGAGTCCGACGGCCCCGAGGCGGACGGTCCCGCCTACGCACAGGAGGAGTTGGCACGGGACGTACTGGCCCAGGTGGAGGCGCTCGGGCAGCCGGTGCATCTTCTGGGGCACTCCCTCGGCGGGTTGGTCTCGCGTGCGGCGGTGCTGGTCGATCACGCGCCCTTCCTGTCACTCACCCTGATGGCCTCCGGTCCGGCGCACATCTCGGTGTCCCAGCAGGAACGTGTGAAGCTACTGCGGGACGCACTCACCGTGATGAACATGGCGGAGGTGTGGGACACGATCCAGGCGATGGAGGCGTCCGAGGAGGCAGGGACGGCCGCGCTGGACAGCGGACTGGACGAGCGGCACGATCTGCGGGACCGCTGGCTGCGCACCAAGCCGGGTCAACTCCTCGCCACGGGGCAGCAGTTGTGCATGGAGCCGGATCGCGTTGCCGAACTGGCCGCCGTACCGCTGCGGTTCCATGTCCTGTCGGGGGCGCAGGACGACGCCTGGCCGCTGCCTCTGCTCGATGACATGGCGGTGCGGCTGAAGGCACGGCGGACGGTGATCGAGGGCGCTGAGCACTCCCCCAACACCGACCGTCCGTTTGCCACGGCCCGGGCGATCGCCGACTTCTGGGACGACCGAACCGCCGGGGCGTAG
- a CDS encoding DEAD/DEAH box helicase yields MTLTTTFRELGILPETAEALEAVGIITPFPIQEMTLPVALSGTDVIGQAKTGTGKTLGFGLPLLERVTVPADVEAGRAAPEALTNAPQALVVVPTRELCTQVTNDLLTAGKVRNVRVTAIYGGRAYEPQVEALKKGVDVVVGTPGRLLDLAGQKKLDLKHIRCLVLDEADEMLDLGFLPDVEKIINMLPVTRQTMLFSATMPGAVIGLARRYMSQPTHIRATAPDDEGATVANIKQFVYRAHSMDKPEMVARILQAEGRGLAMIFCRTKRTAADIADQLQRRGFASGAVHGDLGQGAREQALRAFRNGKVDVLVCTDVAARGIDVEGVTHVINYQSPEDEKTYLHRIGRTGRAGAKGTAITFVDWDDIPRWQLINKTLDLDFNDPVETYSTSPHLFSDLDIPEGTKGVLPRSERTRAGLAAEELEDLGETGGRGARGRHGRPADSTTADRERPARTPRRRRRTRSGAPVDASTATTAPAPATGSVAEEPETAPRTPRRRRRTRGGATAEPLTAETASTMTETTETTVEAVDAAEVPAVPEAPEKPRRRRTRKTAERPATDTVVTDVAAAEPVTVDGPATVPAVVASAVAEATPAAETKPRRRTRKTAESAIQVEAAVDTAEATPAKPRRTKKATTVEPATTDDHSDAANEANKADEPQPATPKARRTRKTATATATTDTPEAEAKPRRTRKTTTAKAATDTAEATPAKPRRTKKATTVEPATTDDHSDAANEANKADEPQPATPKARRTRKTTTATATTDTPEAEAKPRRTRKTTTAKAATDTAEATPAKPRRTKKATTVEPANTDDHSDAANEANKADEPQPATPKARRTRKTVAKKAAPEIPAQTTEEPEVKPRRRTRKTAAAVEAPEA; encoded by the coding sequence ATGACCCTGACTACCACGTTTCGAGAACTCGGCATCCTTCCCGAGACCGCCGAGGCCCTGGAAGCCGTCGGCATCATCACTCCCTTCCCCATTCAGGAGATGACGCTCCCCGTCGCCCTCTCCGGTACGGACGTCATCGGCCAAGCCAAGACCGGCACCGGAAAGACGCTGGGATTCGGCCTTCCGCTCCTGGAGCGCGTCACCGTCCCCGCCGACGTGGAGGCCGGCCGCGCCGCCCCCGAAGCCCTCACGAACGCTCCGCAGGCACTCGTCGTCGTCCCCACGCGCGAGCTGTGCACACAGGTCACCAACGACCTCCTGACCGCCGGCAAGGTCCGTAACGTGCGCGTGACGGCCATCTACGGCGGTCGGGCCTACGAGCCCCAGGTCGAGGCCCTGAAGAAGGGCGTCGACGTGGTCGTCGGCACCCCGGGCCGTCTGCTCGACCTCGCGGGCCAGAAGAAGCTGGACCTGAAGCACATCAGGTGCCTTGTCCTGGACGAGGCCGACGAGATGCTCGACCTGGGCTTCCTGCCCGATGTCGAGAAGATCATCAACATGCTGCCGGTCACGCGCCAGACCATGCTGTTCTCGGCCACCATGCCAGGGGCGGTCATCGGCCTCGCGCGCCGCTACATGTCCCAGCCGACGCACATCCGTGCCACCGCCCCGGATGACGAGGGCGCCACGGTCGCGAACATCAAGCAGTTCGTCTACCGCGCGCACTCCATGGACAAGCCGGAAATGGTCGCCCGCATCCTGCAGGCAGAGGGCCGCGGACTCGCGATGATCTTCTGCCGTACGAAGCGCACGGCCGCCGATATCGCCGATCAGCTGCAGCGTCGCGGTTTCGCCTCCGGTGCCGTCCACGGCGACCTCGGCCAGGGCGCCCGCGAGCAGGCCCTGCGGGCCTTCCGCAACGGCAAGGTCGACGTCCTCGTCTGCACCGATGTCGCCGCCCGTGGCATCGACGTCGAAGGTGTGACCCACGTCATCAACTACCAGTCGCCCGAGGACGAGAAGACGTACCTGCACCGCATCGGCCGCACCGGCCGCGCGGGTGCCAAGGGCACGGCGATCACGTTCGTCGACTGGGACGACATCCCGCGCTGGCAACTGATCAACAAGACGCTGGACCTGGACTTCAACGACCCGGTGGAGACGTACTCGACGTCCCCCCACCTGTTCTCCGACCTCGACATCCCCGAGGGCACCAAGGGCGTCCTGCCGCGCTCGGAGCGGACCCGTGCCGGTCTGGCCGCGGAGGAACTGGAGGACCTGGGCGAGACCGGCGGGCGTGGGGCCCGCGGCCGCCACGGCCGGCCTGCGGACTCCACCACGGCCGACCGTGAACGCCCGGCCCGTACGCCCCGCCGTCGCCGCCGCACACGCAGCGGCGCCCCGGTGGACGCCTCCACCGCTACGACCGCCCCCGCACCGGCCACCGGGTCCGTCGCTGAGGAGCCCGAGACGGCTCCCCGCACCCCGCGCCGTCGCCGGCGCACACGTGGCGGAGCGACGGCGGAGCCGCTGACGGCCGAGACCGCCTCGACGATGACCGAAACCACCGAAACCACCGTCGAGGCGGTGGACGCTGCGGAGGTCCCGGCCGTGCCGGAAGCTCCGGAGAAGCCGCGCCGCCGCCGGACCCGCAAGACCGCGGAGCGCCCTGCGACGGACACCGTGGTGACGGATGTCGCCGCGGCCGAGCCCGTGACGGTGGACGGCCCGGCGACCGTCCCGGCCGTCGTTGCCAGTGCGGTGGCAGAGGCCACGCCGGCTGCGGAGACCAAGCCGCGGCGCCGCACCCGCAAGACCGCAGAGTCGGCCATCCAGGTGGAAGCCGCGGTGGACACCGCCGAGGCAACCCCGGCCAAGCCGCGCCGCACCAAGAAGGCCACCACCGTGGAACCGGCCACCACGGACGACCACAGCGACGCAGCCAACGAAGCCAACAAGGCCGACGAACCCCAACCAGCCACACCCAAGGCACGCCGCACCCGCAAGACCGCCACCGCCACGGCCACCACCGACACACCCGAAGCCGAGGCCAAGCCGCGCCGCACCCGCAAGACCACCACCGCCAAGGCCGCAACGGACACCGCCGAGGCAACCCCGGCCAAGCCGCGCCGCACCAAGAAGGCCACCACCGTGGAACCGGCCACCACGGACGACCACAGCGACGCAGCCAACGAAGCCAACAAGGCCGACGAACCCCAACCAGCCACACCCAAGGCACGCCGCACCCGCAAGACCACCACCGCCACGGCCACCACCGACACACCCGAAGCCGAGGCCAAGCCGCGCCGCACCCGCAAGACCACCACCGCCAAGGCCGCAACGGACACCGCCGAGGCAACCCCGGCCAAGCCGCGCCGCACCAAGAAGGCCACCACCGTGGAACCGGCCAACACGGACGACCACAGCGACGCAGCCAACGAAGCCAACAAGGCCGACGAACCCCAACCAGCCACACCCAAGGCACGCCGCACCCGCAAGACCGTCGCCAAGAAGGCCGCTCCGGAGATTCCGGCGCAGACCACCGAGGAGCCGGAGGTCAAGCCGCGGCGCCGCACCCGTAAGACTGCGGCGGCCGTGGAGGCCCCCGAGGCCTGA
- a CDS encoding ferritin-like fold-containing protein yields the protein MTSSDKPEKASAAPTGPIGVAAQDWAQASAEPQYRAAVVDLLGALAYGELAAFERLAEDAKLAPTLADKAELAKMASAEFHHFERLRNRLTEMGEEPTAAMDPFVAALDGFHRQTAPSDWLEGLVKAYVGDSIASDFYREVAARLDSDTRELVLAVLDDTGHAGFAVEKVRAAIDADPRVGGRLALWARRLMGEALSQSQRVVADRDALSTMLVGGVADGFDLAEVGKMFSRITEAHTKRMAALGLAA from the coding sequence ATGACTAGCTCTGACAAGCCCGAGAAGGCGTCCGCCGCACCCACCGGACCCATCGGCGTCGCCGCCCAGGACTGGGCGCAGGCCTCCGCCGAACCGCAGTACCGCGCCGCCGTCGTGGACCTGCTCGGCGCCCTCGCGTACGGGGAGCTCGCGGCGTTCGAGCGGCTCGCGGAGGACGCCAAGCTGGCGCCGACCCTCGCGGACAAGGCGGAGCTGGCGAAGATGGCGTCGGCCGAGTTCCACCACTTCGAACGGCTGCGGAACCGGCTGACCGAGATGGGCGAGGAACCGACGGCCGCCATGGACCCGTTCGTTGCCGCACTCGACGGCTTCCACCGCCAGACGGCTCCCTCGGACTGGCTGGAGGGCCTGGTCAAGGCGTACGTCGGCGACTCGATCGCGAGCGACTTCTATCGGGAGGTCGCGGCCCGCCTCGACTCCGACACGCGCGAACTGGTGCTGGCCGTCCTCGACGACACCGGCCACGCCGGCTTCGCGGTGGAGAAGGTGCGCGCGGCCATCGACGCCGACCCGCGGGTCGGCGGCCGGCTTGCGCTGTGGGCGCGGCGGCTGATGGGTGAGGCGCTGTCGCAGTCCCAGCGGGTGGTCGCCGACCGGGACGCACTGTCCACGATGCTCGTGGGCGGTGTCGCCGACGGCTTCGACCTCGCGGAGGTCGGGAAGATGTTCTCGCGGATCACCGAGGCGCACACGAAGCGGATGGCCGCGCTGGGTCTCGCGGCCTGA
- a CDS encoding DUF3107 domain-containing protein, with translation MEVKIGVQHAPREIVLESGQSVEEVERLVSEALAGKTQLLSLEDEKGRKVLVPTDRLAYVEIGEPTVRKVGFGTL, from the coding sequence GTGGAGGTCAAGATCGGCGTGCAGCACGCGCCCCGCGAGATCGTTCTGGAGAGCGGTCAGAGCGTCGAGGAGGTCGAGCGGCTGGTGTCCGAGGCGCTGGCCGGCAAGACGCAGTTGCTCAGCCTGGAGGACGAGAAGGGCCGCAAGGTCCTGGTGCCGACGGACCGTCTGGCGTACGTGGAGATCGGCGAGCCGACCGTGCGCAAGGTGGGGTTCGGCACGCTGTAG
- a CDS encoding TetR/AcrR family transcriptional regulator yields MTAIEQTEAARPRGTRLPRRARRNQLLGAAQEVFVAQGYHAAAMDDIAERAGVSKPVLYQHFPGKLDLYLALLDQHCESLIQAVRSALASTTDNKQRVRATMDAYFAYVEDDGGAFRLVFESDLTNEPAVRERVDKVTNECAEAICDVIAEDTGLSRAESMLLASGLGGLAQVVARSWLHSDRSVPRDQAVQLLASLAWRGIAGFPLHNTEQH; encoded by the coding sequence GTGACAGCCATCGAGCAAACTGAGGCGGCGCGCCCGCGTGGCACCCGTCTGCCACGCCGAGCCCGACGGAACCAGCTCCTGGGGGCCGCTCAGGAGGTTTTCGTCGCGCAGGGCTACCACGCGGCGGCAATGGACGACATCGCCGAACGGGCCGGGGTGAGCAAGCCAGTGCTCTACCAGCACTTCCCCGGCAAGCTCGACCTGTATCTCGCGCTGCTGGACCAGCACTGCGAGTCGCTGATCCAGGCGGTACGCAGCGCACTCGCCTCGACGACCGACAACAAGCAGCGTGTGCGGGCGACGATGGACGCCTACTTCGCGTACGTGGAGGACGACGGCGGCGCCTTCCGGTTGGTGTTCGAATCCGACCTCACGAACGAGCCCGCCGTACGGGAGCGCGTCGACAAGGTCACCAACGAGTGCGCCGAGGCGATCTGCGACGTCATCGCCGAGGACACCGGCCTCTCGCGCGCGGAATCGATGCTGCTCGCCTCCGGCCTCGGCGGTCTCGCCCAGGTGGTCGCGCGCTCCTGGCTGCACAGCGACCGCAGCGTTCCGCGCGACCAGGCGGTGCAACTGCTGGCCTCCCTGGCCTGGCGGGGCATCGCGGGTTTCCCGCTGCACAACACCGAACAGCACTGA
- a CDS encoding alpha/beta fold hydrolase: MSSTESPTVPTASVPPEAAPARVAEGERLRSVCLPGVTLSIRSRRPASRGLPPTLFVHGLGGSSQNWSALMAALDGVVDGEAVDLPGFGESPPPDDGDYSVTGHARAVIRYLDAADRGPVHLFGNSLGGAVATRVAAVRPDLVRSLTLVSPALPELRIQRGAVPTGLLGVPGVAVLFTRLTRRWTAEQRVRGVTALCYGDPARVSQESFQQAVEELERRLRLPYFWDAMAHSARGIVNAYTLGGQHGLWRQAERVLAPTLLIYGGRDQLVGFRMARKAARSFRNSRLLSLPDAGHVAMMEYPDVVARAFRELLAEVGDSGARTVADRPRGAATKGAGS; this comes from the coding sequence ATGTCTTCGACCGAGTCGCCGACCGTGCCGACCGCCAGTGTGCCTCCCGAGGCCGCACCCGCCCGGGTCGCCGAGGGCGAACGGCTGCGGTCCGTGTGCTTGCCCGGAGTCACTCTGTCGATCCGTTCCCGGCGCCCTGCGAGCCGGGGTCTGCCGCCCACGCTGTTCGTTCACGGGCTCGGTGGTTCCTCGCAGAACTGGTCGGCGCTGATGGCTGCGCTGGACGGAGTCGTCGACGGTGAGGCCGTCGACCTACCGGGCTTCGGTGAATCCCCGCCCCCGGACGACGGTGACTACTCCGTCACCGGACACGCACGCGCGGTGATCCGCTATCTCGATGCGGCCGACCGCGGTCCCGTCCACCTCTTCGGCAACTCGCTCGGCGGAGCGGTGGCCACGCGCGTGGCGGCGGTGCGCCCCGACCTCGTCCGCTCGCTCACGCTCGTCTCCCCGGCCCTGCCGGAGCTGCGTATCCAGCGCGGCGCGGTGCCGACGGGGCTGCTCGGCGTGCCCGGAGTCGCGGTCCTCTTCACCCGGCTCACCAGGCGGTGGACCGCCGAGCAGCGGGTGCGCGGGGTCACCGCACTCTGTTACGGCGACCCCGCGCGGGTGTCGCAGGAATCGTTTCAGCAGGCCGTTGAGGAGCTGGAGCGACGGTTGCGGCTGCCGTACTTCTGGGACGCGATGGCCCACTCCGCGCGCGGGATCGTGAACGCCTATACGCTCGGCGGACAGCACGGGCTGTGGCGCCAGGCCGAACGCGTACTGGCGCCGACCCTGCTGATCTACGGCGGTCGCGACCAGTTGGTCGGCTTTCGGATGGCCCGCAAGGCCGCCCGTTCCTTCCGTAACTCCCGGTTGCTGTCGCTGCCGGACGCCGGGCACGTGGCGATGATGGAGTACCCGGACGTGGTCGCCAGGGCGTTCCGTGAGCTCTTGGCGGAGGTGGGTGACTCGGGAGCGCGTACGGTCGCCGACCGCCCGCGGGGTGCCGCCACCAAGGGCGCGGGGAGCTGA